One Candidatus Nitrososphaera evergladensis SR1 genomic window, ACGACCTCATAAAACACGCCCGGGAAGTGCATCATCATGCGATTGTCCGCTGCCAAGATTGCGGCAAGGAATTCATACATGAAAAGGACAGGCTCCACCACGTCAGACAAGAACACGTAAAGAAAACCCGATTCAGGGAGAACAAGAACCTGTACCGGCACGACGTGTAAAGAATCTAAAGCCTCAAGATAAAGTGGATGTACGCCGGAAAAAGTTCAGCGGCAACTTTGAATGAGATTCTGACCAGTGCGTCGGTATGTTTTGGCAAAAAGAAAAAAGTGCAAGAGGGCGATAGACCCTCTTTTTGTCTGGAGCTTTTCCAAACAGCGGCACGCGTGGCTGCCTATGTAGAGGCCGCGATGTCGTATCATCTGGGCAGTAGTTACGACGCAACCTGCAGGTTATAGGCTGTTATTAGGTTGGGATGAATCTTGGTATGTGCTATCTCCATGATGTCCATCGGAGAAGCCTTGCCTTTAATCGCATTGACAAACGATGGAAACGCCCCGTCAAGTCCTGTCACTGCGTTGTCTGTCCCAGAGAGGGCTTTTGATTTGATCTGCTGGTACAACTCTTGCGCCTTTTCTGCAAAAGCCAGAGAGCTCTGGTAGTTGGGGACGCTTACAACGGTTGATGTTGTAGTAGTATTGCCTTGCATGCTGCTATTCTCAGACTGCATAGCCGACATGTCGGTCATGTTGCCTTCAAAGCCTACCGCTTCACCGTAATGCTCAAGCGCTTCGTTTACCAGGTTTGCTACTACTGCAGCCTGGATGGTTGAATTGTCTACCTGCGACTTCTCAATTCGGATCTGCACTGCCTCATCCAGCAGGTCGCTGACTGCCTGTACGTCTTGCTTTACTTCGTCAGCGCTTGCACCTGAGTCTATGGCGGTTTTCAGCTGCTCGATTGATGATGGGAGGTCGGTAGCTATCCTTTTGTTCTTTTCTGC contains:
- a CDS encoding C2H2-type zinc finger protein, coding for MGKKFSCDQCPARFENYDDLIKHAREVHHHAIVRCQDCGKEFIHEKDRLHHVRQEHVKKTRFRENKNLYRHDV